The following coding sequences lie in one Pontibacter sp. G13 genomic window:
- a CDS encoding TetR/AcrR family transcriptional regulator — MTKAISSPRGSKDRILDATLELAVESGWDSVTIRKIAQAIGVTAPAIYRHFASKADLMAHLHLKALKDFDAFMMERASGISAPIDQLRIMAEGFWTFAFKYPEQYELLFSLALPAPGLEELEQKRHEVFIGSMELMARINPELDWDTRHDFMANYLSLVHGYTHLGLGNRLYTEEGGNADAYHSLMRAVDRLLAQIPLPDNPET; from the coding sequence ATGACCAAAGCTATCTCTTCCCCTCGCGGTTCCAAGGACCGGATTCTGGATGCCACCCTTGAATTGGCGGTGGAATCAGGGTGGGATTCGGTCACAATCCGCAAGATTGCCCAGGCCATTGGGGTGACCGCACCAGCCATTTATCGGCATTTTGCCAGTAAGGCGGATCTGATGGCCCATCTGCATTTGAAAGCCCTGAAGGATTTCGATGCCTTCATGATGGAGCGAGCTTCAGGGATTTCAGCACCCATTGATCAACTCCGGATCATGGCTGAGGGATTCTGGACATTCGCCTTCAAATACCCCGAACAATACGAATTGCTGTTTTCTCTGGCGCTTCCCGCTCCCGGGCTGGAAGAGTTGGAGCAAAAACGCCATGAGGTGTTCATCGGATCGATGGAGTTGATGGCGCGGATCAATCCGGAATTGGATTGGGATACTCGGCATGATTTCATGGCCAATTATCTCAGTTTGGTTCACGGCTACACGCACTTGGGATTGGGCAATCGGCTCTACACCGAGGAGGGAGGCAATGCGGATGCATACCATTCCCTCATGCGCGCAGTGGACAGGTTATTGGCACAAATTCCACTACCAGACAACCCGGAAACCTAA
- a CDS encoding GNAT family N-acetyltransferase: MHPHIRILPADRPVHWQAVRSLLWEYMSARGFDPALGDYQRELDGLPGEFQPPQGALLVAYQTEVPVGCIAFRRISQEVCEMKRMYVTPNARGLGIGRMLIEELEEAARHSGYQIMKLDTHPSMLAAQRLYTSLGFQEIERYNQNPTLGIRFFGKSL; this comes from the coding sequence ATGCATCCTCACATCCGCATTCTTCCGGCAGATCGACCCGTGCATTGGCAGGCGGTTCGGTCCTTGCTGTGGGAATACATGTCCGCTCGAGGATTTGATCCTGCCTTGGGAGATTATCAGCGGGAATTGGATGGGCTTCCCGGGGAGTTTCAGCCGCCTCAAGGAGCTTTGCTGGTGGCTTATCAAACAGAAGTGCCAGTTGGATGTATCGCTTTTCGACGGATCTCTCAGGAGGTTTGCGAAATGAAACGGATGTATGTCACGCCCAATGCAAGAGGCTTGGGCATCGGCCGAATGCTGATAGAGGAATTAGAGGAAGCCGCCCGACATTCTGGCTACCAAATCATGAAATTGGACACGCATCCTTCCATGCTGGCCGCCCAGCGGCTGTACACATCATTGGGCTTTCAAGAGATCGAACGGTACAATCAGAATCCCACGCTCGGAATACGATTCTTCGGAAAATCACTCTAG
- a CDS encoding DUF1015 family protein — protein MAVIKAFRGYRPLAERAKAVASRPYDVLNSQEARAEAAGNPDSFLHVVKPEIDLPEGHPPYDQAVYEKGRDNFRRMIEEGLFSQDERPSLYIYRQEMDGQGQSGLLAAAAVQDYVDGVIKKHELTRPDKEADRKNHVRVSRMNAEPVFFTYPAVAEIDAIVEEVEQGDPIYDFTAGDDIRHTLWVVDDADTVAQLEQLFADRVPATYVADGHHRTAAAALVGADLAAENDQHTGAEDYNFFMAVHFPDNQLRIIDYNRVVKDLNGLSESEFMDALSRSFDIASSDTAYKPDQLHTFGMYLNGKWYGLTAHNGTYDDSDPIGVLDVTILSKQILEPILGIQDLRTDKRIEFVGGIRGLGELEKRVDSGEMAVAFALYPVSMQQLIDIADSGFIMPPKTTWFEPKLRSGLVVYTFPE, from the coding sequence GTGGCAGTCATCAAAGCATTTAGAGGGTATCGTCCCTTGGCAGAAAGAGCCAAGGCGGTTGCATCGCGCCCCTACGACGTATTGAACTCCCAGGAAGCTCGCGCTGAAGCTGCAGGGAATCCCGACTCTTTCCTGCATGTCGTCAAACCGGAGATAGATCTCCCGGAAGGGCATCCTCCCTACGATCAGGCGGTCTACGAAAAAGGCCGCGACAATTTCCGCCGGATGATCGAAGAAGGCTTGTTTTCGCAAGATGAACGTCCTTCACTCTATATCTATCGGCAGGAGATGGACGGGCAGGGTCAATCAGGTCTATTGGCCGCCGCGGCTGTACAAGACTATGTGGATGGAGTCATCAAAAAGCATGAGCTGACTCGCCCAGACAAGGAAGCGGATCGCAAGAATCATGTGCGCGTCTCTCGGATGAATGCCGAACCGGTCTTTTTTACCTATCCAGCTGTGGCGGAGATCGATGCCATCGTCGAGGAAGTGGAACAGGGCGATCCTATCTACGACTTCACCGCTGGAGACGATATTCGCCATACCTTGTGGGTGGTGGATGATGCAGATACCGTAGCTCAGCTGGAACAACTATTTGCCGATAGAGTCCCGGCGACCTATGTGGCAGATGGACATCACCGGACTGCCGCGGCTGCACTCGTGGGAGCAGATCTCGCCGCGGAAAACGATCAACATACCGGAGCAGAAGACTACAACTTCTTCATGGCGGTCCATTTTCCGGACAACCAACTCCGAATCATCGACTACAACCGCGTCGTCAAGGATCTCAATGGACTGAGCGAATCTGAATTTATGGATGCGCTCTCCCGATCTTTTGACATCGCATCTTCGGATACAGCCTATAAGCCTGATCAACTACATACCTTCGGGATGTACCTGAATGGAAAGTGGTACGGCCTCACGGCGCACAATGGCACGTATGACGATAGCGACCCCATCGGGGTATTGGATGTGACTATTCTGTCCAAACAGATTTTGGAGCCGATTCTGGGCATTCAAGATCTGCGGACGGACAAGCGGATCGAGTTTGTCGGGGGGATCCGCGGATTGGGAGAATTGGAAAAACGAGTAGACAGCGGTGAAATGGCTGTAGCATTTGCGCTCTATCCTGTGAGCATGCAACAATTGATTGACATAGCTGATTCGGGCTTCATCATGCCCCCCAAAACTACTTGGTTTGAACCCAAGCTGAGAAGCGGGCTCGTGGTCTACACATTCCCTGAATAG
- the serC gene encoding 3-phosphoserine/phosphohydroxythreonine transaminase produces MTEPFNFSAGPAVLPKAVLAKAQAELANYQGTGMSIMEVSHRSALFQAVIDEAEASLRRLMEIPDNYHVLFLQGGASTQFSMIPMNLLEGGETVDVLDTGAWSQKAIKELDRVAKSHVVASSQSESYTTIPDIRTADWLETSAYRHITTNNTIFGTLMPEIPVHDSIPVVADMSSNILSQPYRVQDFGLIYAGAQKNIGPAGMTVVIIRDDLVGAGRPELPTMMTYRTHVDKKSMFNTPPTFAIYLSKLVFQWLEEQGGVSAIHAINQQKADLLYGYLDQSELFHATVAAPYRSLMNVCFKTNDSAIDHAFLGEAESANLHFLKGHRSVGGMRASLYNAMPIAGVERLLEVMDSFEQKQKRS; encoded by the coding sequence ATGACCGAACCATTCAACTTCTCAGCGGGTCCTGCGGTACTGCCCAAAGCTGTGCTGGCCAAAGCCCAAGCTGAACTCGCCAATTATCAGGGGACGGGGATGTCCATCATGGAGGTCAGCCACCGTTCAGCCCTGTTTCAAGCCGTCATAGACGAAGCTGAAGCGTCATTGAGGCGCTTGATGGAAATCCCGGACAACTACCATGTGCTGTTTCTCCAAGGTGGGGCAAGCACCCAGTTTTCGATGATTCCGATGAACCTGCTGGAAGGGGGAGAAACCGTGGATGTCCTCGATACAGGAGCTTGGTCACAGAAAGCCATCAAGGAGCTGGACCGAGTAGCAAAATCACATGTGGTCGCTTCCTCTCAATCGGAGAGTTATACCACCATTCCCGATATCCGTACTGCTGATTGGCTCGAAACATCTGCATATCGACACATTACTACGAATAATACCATTTTCGGAACATTGATGCCGGAGATCCCGGTTCACGACTCCATCCCGGTGGTGGCCGATATGTCTTCCAATATCTTATCCCAACCGTATCGGGTTCAGGATTTTGGGTTGATTTATGCAGGTGCTCAAAAGAACATTGGGCCAGCGGGAATGACGGTGGTGATCATTCGCGATGATCTGGTAGGAGCGGGAAGGCCAGAACTCCCGACGATGATGACCTATCGGACGCATGTCGACAAGAAATCCATGTTCAATACACCCCCTACATTTGCCATCTACTTGTCAAAATTGGTTTTCCAATGGTTGGAGGAGCAGGGGGGCGTTTCGGCGATTCATGCCATCAATCAACAGAAGGCGGATTTGCTGTACGGGTATCTCGATCAGTCGGAATTATTCCATGCAACGGTAGCGGCACCGTACCGTAGTTTGATGAATGTCTGTTTCAAGACGAATGATTCAGCGATCGACCATGCATTTTTGGGTGAAGCGGAATCTGCCAACCTTCACTTCCTGAAAGGGCATCGGAGTGTCGGCGGAATGCGTGCAAGCTTGTACAATGCCATGCCGATAGCCGGAGTGGAAAGGTTGTTGGAGGTCATGGATTCATTTGAACAGAAGCAGAAAAGATCATAG
- a CDS encoding ThuA domain-containing protein, with the protein MKRGILILLLLAAVAFFGIRSIFFSGQSEIHMLVFSKTEGYRHASIEPGIDALQKLGETHGFSVHATEDAAVFQEKELQKYNVVVFLNTTGDILNADQQTEFKRYIQAGGGFVGIHAAADTEYDWPWYNQLVGAYFESHPNDPNVREAKIDVINPDHPATRALPMGWKRLDEWYNYKSIQPHIQVLLNLDETSYEGGTNGENHPISWHHEFDGGRTFYTGLGHTAESFVETEFLEHLWGGIQYAAGEGKPVDYNNGRVAPEENRFTKKELVSNLNEPMEMAMLPDGSILFIERRGKLKRYDFAKEDYEVVGELNVFSKFEDGLLGMALDPKFAENNWIYLYYSPPTDTLNVLSRFEFKNNQLVLESEKQLLEVKTQRETCCHSGGSVEFGPDGAIYVSTGDDTNPFKSGGFSPSDERPGQKYFDAQRTSGNTMDLRGKILRVMPTAAGGYEIPEGNLFPKDGSVGRPEIYVMGCRNPFRISIDQHSGYLYWGDVGPDAGKSKENRGSRGYDEVNQAKQAGYYGWPYFVGNNQPYREFDFETKTSGPAHDPAKPINNSPNNTGATELPPAQPAMIYYPYAASEEFPLMGEGGRNAMAGPIFYEADFPNAKRKFPAYFEGKFFSYDWMRGLIMVNTFDEEGNWKSMEQFMPSSAFSNPVDMFFSPEGDLYVLEYGTNWFTQNPDARLSKIEYVAGNRQPVATLEANAQFGVAPMTVKFDGTGSMDFDGDELAFLWNFGDGGSMSKEMAPEFTFEKPGTYTVKLKVTDPDGKQAEAETKVYVGNDLPQVAWVFKGNRTFFWDRGSLDYQVKVSDTEDADIDPARVNISIDYLEQGADITEIAQGHEALAAASRSAVGKTLIDGSDCMACHKMDQASVGPTYLEIAERYAEEAGAVEKLATKVINGGSGVWGDHAMSAHPQLSQDQAEQMVKYILSVGDEPEEVEGLPMTGTYRFNQHKKPTGAYILNASYTDNGGTEIGPLTGRSMITLRHPVVPAVGYDYQFKGIDYEVTGEMMPGVEEPFFVYVANPESHAVYEDIDLTGIGSIDFTMFLTKQYSRGGTIVVHTDGLDGEVIGKVVVDQENLPEGLHVAKVELLPTIGKHDLYIEYQAKRRAKALGAIMSLEFKPANGL; encoded by the coding sequence ATGAAACGAGGTATTCTCATCTTACTGCTACTTGCTGCGGTGGCCTTCTTCGGAATCAGGAGCATATTCTTTTCCGGACAATCGGAAATACACATGCTGGTGTTCTCCAAAACTGAAGGTTATCGGCATGCTTCTATCGAACCCGGTATCGATGCCCTCCAAAAATTGGGCGAAACACACGGATTTTCTGTCCATGCCACCGAAGACGCTGCTGTATTTCAGGAAAAAGAACTCCAGAAATACAATGTGGTCGTCTTCCTGAATACGACAGGAGATATTCTCAATGCAGACCAGCAAACTGAATTTAAGCGCTATATCCAAGCCGGAGGCGGATTCGTGGGGATTCACGCTGCCGCCGACACCGAGTATGATTGGCCTTGGTACAATCAGCTCGTGGGTGCCTACTTCGAATCTCATCCCAATGACCCCAATGTCAGAGAGGCCAAGATCGATGTGATCAATCCAGACCATCCAGCTACCCGGGCTTTGCCGATGGGGTGGAAAAGACTGGACGAATGGTACAACTACAAATCCATTCAACCACACATCCAAGTGCTCCTCAATCTGGATGAAACGTCCTACGAAGGAGGAACCAATGGGGAAAATCACCCCATCTCTTGGCACCATGAGTTTGACGGGGGCCGGACTTTCTACACAGGATTGGGACACACCGCTGAATCATTCGTAGAAACCGAATTCCTCGAGCACCTCTGGGGAGGTATTCAATATGCCGCCGGTGAAGGAAAACCCGTGGATTACAACAATGGCCGGGTCGCACCGGAGGAAAACCGATTCACCAAGAAAGAGCTTGTCTCCAACTTGAATGAACCGATGGAAATGGCTATGCTCCCCGATGGTTCTATCCTCTTTATCGAGCGCCGCGGAAAATTGAAGCGGTACGATTTCGCCAAGGAAGATTATGAGGTTGTAGGCGAATTGAATGTCTTCTCCAAATTCGAGGATGGACTTTTGGGAATGGCTCTTGATCCAAAATTCGCCGAAAATAATTGGATTTACCTGTACTATTCCCCGCCGACGGATACGCTCAATGTCCTGTCTCGATTCGAATTCAAGAACAATCAGTTGGTCCTCGAAAGCGAAAAGCAGTTGCTGGAAGTCAAAACCCAGCGAGAAACGTGCTGCCACTCTGGAGGTTCTGTAGAATTTGGTCCTGATGGTGCTATCTATGTATCCACAGGCGACGATACCAATCCCTTCAAATCTGGCGGATTCTCTCCAAGCGACGAACGCCCCGGACAGAAGTATTTCGATGCGCAGCGCACCTCGGGCAACACCATGGACTTGCGCGGAAAGATCCTCCGCGTCATGCCGACTGCAGCAGGTGGGTATGAGATTCCAGAAGGAAACCTCTTTCCCAAAGATGGCAGTGTAGGTCGTCCAGAGATCTACGTCATGGGATGTCGTAACCCATTTCGGATTTCCATTGACCAGCATTCTGGATATCTCTATTGGGGAGATGTCGGTCCCGATGCCGGCAAAAGCAAGGAGAATCGTGGTTCACGTGGATATGATGAGGTCAATCAAGCCAAACAAGCAGGGTACTACGGATGGCCCTATTTTGTGGGCAACAACCAGCCGTATCGTGAATTTGACTTCGAAACCAAGACCAGCGGCCCTGCGCATGATCCAGCCAAGCCGATCAACAACTCTCCCAACAATACCGGTGCAACCGAATTGCCGCCTGCACAGCCTGCGATGATCTACTATCCCTATGCGGCTTCTGAAGAGTTTCCGCTCATGGGAGAAGGCGGACGGAACGCCATGGCGGGACCGATCTTCTACGAGGCGGATTTCCCCAATGCCAAGCGCAAATTCCCCGCTTATTTCGAAGGGAAATTCTTCTCCTACGATTGGATGCGTGGCCTGATCATGGTCAATACTTTTGACGAGGAAGGAAACTGGAAGAGCATGGAGCAGTTCATGCCGAGCTCTGCATTCTCAAATCCCGTCGATATGTTCTTCTCGCCAGAGGGTGATCTCTACGTGCTGGAGTATGGAACCAACTGGTTTACCCAAAACCCCGACGCACGCCTGTCCAAAATTGAATATGTGGCTGGAAACCGTCAGCCTGTTGCGACACTGGAAGCAAATGCGCAATTCGGCGTAGCTCCCATGACCGTGAAGTTTGACGGAACAGGTTCTATGGATTTCGATGGCGACGAGTTGGCTTTCCTGTGGAACTTCGGAGACGGAGGATCTATGTCCAAGGAAATGGCCCCTGAGTTTACGTTTGAGAAGCCCGGTACCTACACCGTCAAATTGAAGGTGACAGACCCAGACGGAAAGCAGGCCGAAGCCGAGACCAAGGTGTATGTCGGAAACGATTTGCCTCAAGTAGCGTGGGTTTTCAAGGGCAACCGTACCTTCTTCTGGGATCGCGGTAGCTTGGATTACCAAGTGAAAGTATCCGATACCGAAGATGCAGATATCGACCCTGCACGTGTAAATATTTCCATCGATTATCTGGAGCAAGGGGCCGATATCACCGAGATTGCCCAAGGACATGAGGCATTGGCTGCGGCATCGCGTTCTGCGGTGGGCAAAACCCTCATTGATGGTTCCGACTGTATGGCCTGCCACAAAATGGATCAAGCCAGCGTAGGACCGACTTATCTGGAGATCGCAGAGCGGTATGCCGAGGAAGCTGGAGCCGTTGAAAAGCTCGCTACCAAGGTCATCAATGGTGGCAGCGGCGTATGGGGAGACCATGCGATGTCCGCACACCCACAGTTGAGCCAAGATCAGGCTGAGCAGATGGTCAAGTACATCTTGTCTGTGGGTGACGAGCCGGAAGAAGTGGAAGGCCTCCCGATGACGGGCACCTACCGATTCAATCAGCACAAGAAACCGACAGGCGCCTACATCCTCAACGCTTCATACACCGACAATGGCGGAACGGAGATTGGACCATTGACCGGACGTAGCATGATTACGCTTCGTCATCCAGTCGTTCCTGCGGTGGGATACGATTACCAATTCAAGGGAATCGATTACGAAGTGACCGGAGAGATGATGCCCGGTGTGGAGGAGCCATTCTTTGTCTACGTCGCCAACCCCGAGTCGCACGCTGTCTATGAGGACATCGACCTGACGGGCATTGGTTCCATCGACTTCACCATGTTCCTGACCAAGCAATATTCCCGTGGAGGAACCATTGTCGTACATACAGACGGACTGGACGGCGAGGTGATTGGCAAAGTGGTGGTCGATCAGGAGAACCTGCCAGAAGGCTTGCATGTCGCCAAGGTGGAACTGCTGCCGACCATTGGCAAGCATGATCTGTACATCGAGTATCAGGCAAAACGTCGCGCCAAAGCATTGGGTGCGATCATGAGCTTGGAATTCAAGCCCGCCAATGGACTCTAG
- a CDS encoding transmembrane 220 family protein translates to MIKPLNIGLCFLFSLFAWFQLNDPDGVVWAVFYGVIAVYAALTRPGRMTLPLLILLIFCLSGMVAFAGGFVEFLTNQDNIGFAEGMQNNYPYIEEAREFGGLTIAAMMVMLLYRQSKQPA, encoded by the coding sequence ATGATTAAGCCCCTTAACATTGGCCTTTGCTTCCTGTTCTCGTTGTTCGCATGGTTTCAGCTGAATGATCCTGATGGGGTCGTATGGGCCGTATTCTATGGCGTGATCGCTGTCTATGCGGCATTGACTCGCCCAGGCCGGATGACGCTGCCCCTGTTGATTCTCCTGATATTCTGTCTCTCCGGAATGGTCGCTTTCGCTGGCGGATTCGTGGAGTTCCTCACCAATCAGGACAATATTGGGTTCGCAGAAGGGATGCAAAACAACTATCCCTACATCGAGGAGGCCCGAGAATTTGGAGGATTGACGATCGCTGCCATGATGGTCATGCTCTTGTATCGTCAAAGCAAGCAACCCGCCTAA
- a CDS encoding inorganic pyrophosphatase, protein MGKNTLTRIWELIGLRYKSHPWHGVQIGEEAPDLVTSFIEVVPSDTVKYEVDKRTGYLKVDRPQKFSNIVPALYGFLPQTYCMDQVAEYCMEKTGKTGIVGDGDPLDICVLTERNITHGDLLVPAVPIGGFRMIDGGEADDKIIAILKGDQVYEDWKDITDCPAALVERLKHYFLTYKQMPGSDEDESRIIEITDIYGREEALEVIRRSMVDYRKKFGKLENRLSLATLEMINFGQSWQEAMREADGFGS, encoded by the coding sequence ATGGGAAAAAACACACTGACCCGTATCTGGGAACTCATCGGACTGCGGTACAAATCCCACCCTTGGCATGGTGTACAGATCGGCGAAGAAGCGCCCGACCTCGTCACCAGCTTCATCGAAGTGGTACCCTCCGACACCGTGAAGTACGAAGTGGACAAACGCACCGGTTACCTCAAGGTGGACAGACCCCAGAAATTCTCCAACATCGTACCTGCGCTTTACGGATTCCTCCCTCAGACCTACTGTATGGATCAAGTGGCGGAATACTGCATGGAAAAAACCGGCAAAACGGGAATCGTCGGTGATGGAGACCCCTTGGATATCTGTGTATTGACGGAGCGAAACATTACCCACGGCGACCTGCTAGTACCCGCAGTACCGATCGGTGGATTTCGCATGATCGACGGTGGAGAGGCTGATGACAAGATCATCGCCATCCTCAAAGGTGACCAAGTGTACGAAGACTGGAAGGACATCACCGATTGCCCTGCAGCCTTGGTCGAGCGCCTCAAACACTACTTCCTGACTTACAAACAGATGCCCGGAAGCGATGAAGACGAAAGCCGAATCATCGAAATCACCGACATCTACGGTCGCGAAGAAGCCCTCGAAGTGATCCGCCGAAGCATGGTGGATTACCGCAAGAAATTCGGGAAACTCGAAAACCGCCTTTCCTTGGCTACCTTGGAAATGATCAACTTCGGCCAGAGCTGGCAGGAAGCCATGCGCGAAGCCGACGGTTTCGGTTCCTAA
- a CDS encoding DoxX family protein has translation MLLHTILESFQPLNSARILFAAFLAILFLQSGLDKVVDWKGNLSWLKSHFANSPLSGIVPLLLGIVTITEVAAGVFSLIGVGFLLFTDNTAWAAHGAQLSALSLVMLFFGQRLAKDYEGAASLVPYFILAVLGIIAQSSLLG, from the coding sequence ATGTTGCTCCACACCATTTTGGAAAGCTTCCAGCCCCTGAACTCCGCCCGTATCCTTTTTGCCGCATTCTTGGCTATCTTGTTTCTACAGTCCGGATTGGACAAGGTCGTAGATTGGAAAGGGAACCTCAGCTGGCTCAAAAGTCATTTCGCCAATTCTCCCCTGTCTGGAATCGTCCCCCTGCTGTTGGGGATCGTCACCATCACGGAAGTAGCTGCGGGGGTATTTTCTCTGATCGGGGTTGGTTTCCTGCTATTCACAGACAATACTGCTTGGGCCGCTCATGGGGCTCAGCTTTCCGCCTTGAGCCTAGTGATGCTGTTCTTTGGGCAACGCCTCGCCAAAGACTACGAAGGAGCCGCTTCTCTCGTCCCATACTTCATTCTGGCAGTTTTGGGCATCATCGCCCAGTCTAGCTTGTTGGGGTAA
- a CDS encoding TonB-dependent receptor, which translates to MHARLLTVLYLAVIAGLSPLMAQDFQTSLRGKVQEAQILAPITQATLTLTQAGNEASTHTVMTDETGGYRFDDIPSGRYTLQVSATGYESVEEPGLVLHAGKQRVLDIELPSASFATEEVLLIATNPRTLNRVSTRTITVEETKRFAAVYFDPARMATSFPGVVGTDDQANNLVIRGNSPNGMRWRLEGMDIVNPNHLTNAGTQTDRLTQNGGGTILVSSQMLDQSTFSTGAFSAEYGNALSGLMDMQFRNGNNERYEFTGQIGLIGIDLSAEGPISKASGSSFLANYRYSTVGLITSLGVDFGDENIQYQDLSFKVHVPTERAGVFSIWAMGGLSSNVFTSPRPDTLTDQKEQFDIDFASNMGAIGVNHQLAIGSRTLWKSGLAASGIQSERSGWLLQESAPSNRIQYDELINSRISFRTAIAHQLNDKSTFEGGVFLSQISNTTRIEQASLTEPELIQVLADHSGSDLLVEPYVKGQFPVGQRIQLHVGLHGMWLQDNGSFSLEPRFAADVRVAPQHKLRLAYGLHSQMQMPAVYYTTFEDQDGALVSPNADLGFTRAHHVVLGYNFQPTPGFVVKVEPYFQRMFNVPVSTNPFSTFSTLNLLEGYVTDTLENSGIGTNYGIDLSVEQWLTDTYYYLLSGSWYQANFRAADGVVRDARYNGRFSLAASGGAEFDRMTQKGKNKIFGVNARILYRGGFMAAPVDLDASREMARTIYDESNGFTEQLPDYARVDLRIIFKRNKAKFTRTFSFDIQNVLNTQNIAYKYYDVVLDEEVTKYQLGLIPLLSYRLEF; encoded by the coding sequence ATGCACGCACGACTCCTTACTGTACTCTACCTAGCCGTGATCGCTGGCCTATCGCCACTCATGGCTCAAGATTTTCAGACCTCCCTACGTGGTAAGGTTCAGGAAGCCCAGATTTTGGCTCCTATCACACAAGCAACCCTTACTTTGACCCAAGCCGGCAACGAGGCATCCACCCATACGGTGATGACTGACGAAACTGGCGGGTATAGATTTGACGATATTCCGTCTGGGAGATACACGCTCCAAGTATCGGCTACGGGGTATGAATCCGTGGAGGAACCGGGTTTGGTTCTCCATGCCGGAAAGCAACGGGTGCTGGACATCGAGTTGCCTTCGGCCAGTTTTGCCACGGAGGAAGTTCTGCTCATCGCCACCAATCCCCGGACATTGAATCGGGTATCCACCCGCACGATCACTGTAGAAGAAACCAAGCGATTTGCGGCGGTCTATTTCGATCCGGCGCGGATGGCCACTTCCTTCCCCGGAGTGGTCGGGACAGACGATCAGGCCAACAACCTCGTCATTCGCGGCAACTCCCCCAATGGTATGCGCTGGCGGCTGGAAGGCATGGATATCGTCAATCCCAACCACCTCACCAATGCAGGCACCCAGACTGACCGCCTCACCCAGAATGGCGGTGGAACCATCCTGGTGAGCTCGCAAATGCTTGATCAATCCACCTTCTCGACAGGTGCATTCTCGGCTGAATACGGCAATGCGCTCTCGGGCTTGATGGACATGCAGTTTCGCAATGGCAACAACGAGCGCTATGAGTTCACGGGACAGATCGGGCTGATCGGAATCGACCTCTCTGCGGAAGGCCCTATTTCCAAAGCATCGGGAAGCTCTTTCTTGGCAAATTATCGGTACTCCACCGTCGGACTGATCACCTCGCTGGGGGTGGACTTCGGCGATGAAAACATCCAGTACCAGGACCTCTCTTTCAAGGTGCATGTACCTACCGAACGAGCGGGCGTGTTCTCCATCTGGGCAATGGGCGGATTGAGTTCCAATGTATTCACCAGTCCCCGTCCCGACACCTTGACCGACCAAAAAGAGCAATTTGACATCGACTTCGCCTCCAACATGGGCGCAATCGGCGTCAATCACCAATTGGCCATAGGCTCAAGAACCCTCTGGAAATCAGGCCTGGCAGCCTCGGGTATCCAGTCTGAGCGTTCAGGTTGGTTGCTTCAAGAGTCCGCTCCGAGTAACCGTATCCAATACGACGAACTAATCAATTCACGGATCTCCTTCCGGACGGCCATCGCCCATCAACTCAATGACAAATCCACCTTTGAGGGAGGGGTTTTCCTGAGTCAGATTTCCAACACGACTCGAATCGAACAAGCTTCCCTTACGGAGCCTGAACTTATTCAGGTATTGGCAGACCACAGCGGATCAGATTTATTGGTAGAGCCTTATGTGAAGGGTCAATTCCCTGTTGGGCAGCGTATCCAGCTTCATGTGGGCCTCCACGGAATGTGGCTTCAGGACAATGGGAGCTTCTCGCTGGAACCACGATTCGCAGCAGATGTCCGGGTAGCTCCTCAGCACAAGTTGAGATTGGCCTATGGGCTTCACAGCCAGATGCAAATGCCTGCGGTCTACTACACCACCTTTGAAGATCAGGATGGAGCGCTTGTTTCCCCGAATGCCGACCTAGGCTTCACCCGGGCGCACCATGTGGTGTTGGGGTACAATTTCCAACCGACTCCGGGATTTGTGGTGAAAGTAGAGCCGTACTTCCAGCGGATGTTCAATGTGCCTGTTTCCACAAACCCATTCAGCACCTTCTCCACGCTCAACCTGCTGGAAGGCTATGTGACCGACACGCTCGAGAATTCAGGGATCGGCACCAATTACGGGATTGACCTGAGTGTCGAGCAATGGCTGACGGACACCTACTACTACCTCTTGAGTGGTTCTTGGTATCAAGCCAATTTCCGAGCTGCAGATGGTGTGGTACGGGATGCGCGCTACAATGGTCGATTTAGCTTGGCGGCATCTGGTGGAGCGGAATTTGATCGTATGACCCAGAAGGGCAAGAACAAGATTTTTGGCGTGAATGCACGCATACTCTATCGAGGTGGGTTCATGGCGGCCCCCGTAGACCTGGATGCTAGCCGCGAAATGGCCCGCACCATTTACGACGAATCCAATGGATTTACGGAGCAATTGCCGGACTATGCGCGGGTGGATCTTCGGATTATCTTCAAACGCAACAAGGCGAAGTTTACCCGGACCTTCAGCTTCGATATCCAGAATGTCCTCAATACCCAAAACATCGCTTACAAATACTACGATGTAGTGTTGGACGAAGAGGTCACCAAATACCAACTGGGCCTGATTCCACTCCTCAGCTATCGACTTGAATTTTAG